The Euphorbia lathyris chromosome 8, ddEupLath1.1, whole genome shotgun sequence genome has a window encoding:
- the LOC136202879 gene encoding probable plastidic glucose transporter 2: MLQYLRMLCGFPGMWRREACSLYKRMTSRDYTNIVDVEDSLALQDSLDPYVTNPSWRLSFPHVLVATISSFLFGYHLGVVNEPLETISSDLGFNGNTLAEGLVVSTCLGGAFIGSLFSGLIADGFGRRRTFQLCALPMVIGAAVSATSTTLAGMLLGRLLVGTGMGLGPPVASLYVTEVSPAFIRGTYGSFIQIATCLGLMGALFIGIPVREIAGWWRICFWVSAIPAGLLIFAMMFCAESPHWLYKQGRTAEAETEFEKLLGAAHVESAMQELSKLDRGDDNDTVKLSELLYGRHFRVVFIGSTLFALQQLSGINAVFYFSSTVFKRVGVPSDLANAFVGIANLSGSIAAMLLMDKLGRKMLLLWSFFGMAVSMCIQAAGSSSYMTGSAGALYLSVGGMLMFVLTFALGAGPVPGLLLPEIFPGRIRAKAMAVCMSVHWVINFFVGLLFLRLLEQLGSQLLYTIFAAFCMTAVVFVKRNVVETKGKTLNEIEIALLPQS, from the exons ATGCTGCAGTATCTTCGAATG CTTTGCGGCTTTCCTGGCATGTGGCGTCGTGAAGCATGCTCTCTGTACAAGCGAATGACTTCAAGAGATTATACAAATATTGTTGATGTAGAAGACAGTTTAG CTCTACAGGACAGTCTGGATCCATATGTCACAAATCCTTCATGGCGGCTTTCTTTTCCACATGTGCTGGTTGCAACAATATCATCGTTCTTATTTGGTTACCATCTTGG TGTGGTAAATGAACCACTTGAAACCATCTCTTCAGATCTTGGATTCAATGGAAACACCTTAGCAGAAG GCCTGGTGGTCAGCACATGCTTGGGTGGTGCCTTCATTGGATCCTTGTTCAGTGGCTTAATTGCTGATGGCTTTGGCCGCCGTAGGACTTTTCAGTTGTGTGCTCTGCCCATGGTCATTGGTGCGGCTGTAAG TGCAACGTCAACAACTTTGGCTGGTATGCTGCTTGGAAGGTTGTTAGTTGGGACAGGGATGGGCCTTGGCCCCCCTGTTGCTTCTCTTTATGTGACTGAG GTTTCTCCTGCTTTCATAAGGGGGACTTATGGAAGTTTCATCCAGATTGCTACTTGTCTTGGACTTATGGGGGCTCTGTTCATTGGAATACCTGTCAGAGAAATTGCAGGCTG GTGGCGAATCTGTTTCTGGGTATCTGCAATTCCTGCTGGACTACTTATTTTTGCAATGATGTTTTGTGCTGAGAGTCCACATTGGTTATACAAG CAAGGAAGAACTGCTGAAGCTGAAACTGAATTTGAGAAGCTCTTAGGTGCAGCACACGTTGAATCTGCAATGCAAGAGTTGTCCAAATTAGACAGAGGGGATGATAATGATACTGTGAAGTTGTCTGAATTACTTTATGGTCGCCATTTTAGAG TTGTTTTTATTGGGTCAACCCTATTTGCTTTACAACAGCTCTCTGGCATAAACGCCGTGTTTTATTTCTCTTCAACTGTGTTTAAAAGGGTGGGAGTGCCATCAGACCTAGCCAACGCCTTTGTTGGAATTGCTAATCTATCAG GATCCATTGCTGCAATGCTGTTGATGGATAAACTAGGAAGGAAAATGCTGCTGCTGTGGAGCTTCTTTGGGATG GCAGTGTCCATGTGCATTCAAGCTGCAGGATCAAGTTCTTATATGACCGGATCTGCTGGAGCTTTATACCTATCTGTAGGTGGCATGCTGAT GTTTGTCCTCACTTTTGCATTAGGAGCCGGTCCAGTTCCAGGTCTCCTCTTACCAGAAATCTTCCCTGGTCGAATCAGGGCAAAAGCTATGGCTGTGTGTATGTCAGTGCACTGG GTGATTAATTTCTTCGTGGGCTTGCTATTTTTGCGTTTACTGGAGCAACTTGGATCACAGCTTCTGTATACCATTTTTGCTGCATTTTGCATGACGGCAGTGGTTTTCGTGAAGAGGAATGTCGTGGAAACAAAGGGAAAAACGCTTAATGAAATCGAGATAGCTCTTCTCCCTCAATCATAG
- the LOC136203196 gene encoding cyclin-dependent kinase F-1 — protein MDQLPPSPPPHAKSWSIHTRPEIIAKYEIQERVGSGAYSDVYKARRLSDNLIVALKEIHDYQSAFREIEALQIVQNCPNIVVLHEYFWREDEDAVLVLEFLRTDLAAVIKEGKKNGGIGVSAGEIKRWMMQILSGLDACHRNMVVHRDLKPSNLLISEDGILKLADFGQARILMEPGFVSTAMDENIQPHEENPVNQQEVVPSAENVPQINTSPIEVQSNLEQGVVKGSESFRESGESKTYDYLDETSFRDGDTSCLATGTASDMGDDFMRSTYNYETDEVDNERYGLLTSCVGTRWFRAPELLYGSTDYGLEIDLWSLGCIFAELLTLEPLFPGTSDIDQLSRIINVLGNLTEQVWPGCLKLPDYGTISFAKVENPTGVEACLTNHSQDEIALVKKLVSYDPAARATAMELLRDEYFSKEPLPVPISELRVPLLNSGQDEDSPGRYDDYPDRDSDSDFDDFGGPMNIRSTSTGFSIQFS, from the exons ATGGACCAGTTGCCGCCATCTCCGCCTCCTCACGCTAAGAGCTGGAGCATACACACTCGACCCGAAATAATTGCAAAGTACGAAATCCAAGAGCGAGTAGGCTCTGGCGCCTACTCCGACGTCTATAAGGCCCGCCGGCTCTCCGACAACCTCATCGTCGCTCTCAAAGAAATCCACGACTACCAATCGGCGTTCCGGGAAATCGAGGCCTTACAAATCGTCCAGAATTGCCCTAACATCGTAGTTTTGCACGAGTACTTCTGGAGAGAGGACGAAGACGCTGTGTTAGTGTTGGAGTTCCTGAGGACGGATTTGGCAGCGGTGATTaaggaagggaagaagaatGGAGGAATCGGAGTTAGTGCCGGGGAGATTAAGAGATGGATGATGCAGATATTGAGTGGACTCGATGCTTGTCATAGGAATATGGTTGTTCATCGGGATTTGAAACCtagtaatttattaatttcCGAAGACGGAATCCTGAAATTGGCTGATTTCGGTCAG GCAAGGATACTGATGGAGCCAGGATTTGTTTCTACTGCTATGGATGAGAACATCCAGCCGCATGAAGAGAACCCAGTTAACCAGCAAGAAGTTGTTCCTTCAGCTGAAAATGTTCCTCAGATCAACACCTCGCCCATAGAAGTGCAGAGTAATCTGGAGCAAGGTGTTGTAAAGGGATCTGAATCATTTAGGGAGAGTGGTGAATCCAAAACATATGATTACTTGGACGAAACAAGTTTCCGAGATGGGGATACATCTTGTCTTGCAACAGGCACAGCAAGTGATATGGGAGATGATTTCATGAGAAGTACTTATAATTATGAAACTGATGAAGTGGACAATGAAAGGTATGGTTTACTTACTTCATGCGTTGGAACTCGCTGGTTCAGGGCTCCCGAGCTTCTCTATGGATCCACTGACTATGGATTAGAGATCGACCTGTGGTCATTGGGGTGCATTTTTGCTGaacttttgacccttgaacccCTTTTCCCAGGGACATCAGATATAGATCAACTCAGTAGAATCATCAACGTTCTCGGCAACTTAACCGAGCAAGTGTGGCCAGGCTGTTTGAAGCTTCCTGATTATGGAACAATTTCATTTGCTAAGGTAGAAAACCCGACTGGCGTAGAAGCCTGCCTTACAAACCATTCGCAGGATGAAATCGCCCTCGTGAAAAAGCTTGTTTCATATGACCCTGCTGCTAGAGCTACAGCAATGGAACTGCTCCGTGACGAGTACTTCAGCAAAGAACCTCTTCCAGTGCCCATCTCTGAGCTTCGTGTGCCTTTGTTAAACAGTGGGCAAGATGAGGATTCTCCTGGGCGGTATGACGACTATCCTGATAGAGATTCTGATTCCGATTTTGATGACTTTGGCGGCCCCATGAATATCAGAAGCACCAGTACTGGTTTCTCCATACAGTTTTCCTGA